The genomic interval CTTTGTCCTTGCCGCCTAGCAGCCTCTTCTCTCCTCTTCTGCTCTGTCCTCCTTGCCCTtgtcctcttctcttcttcttcataCTCTTCCCAGAATTCTCCCAATTCACTCTCTGATTTCTGATATTCAGTTTCTGGTCCTACACCACTTAGCCTTATCTTTCCCTAAcattatgattttggaaatttgtgaTTTTCTTTGCAACATGAAATTTCTTTTTCTGATGATAAAATATATCTATCTTCCAAAATATCAGGTGTATATGTTTGCAGAATGGTATAAGCCAGGTTGCAGTCTTGAGTATCCGCTTCATGGTAGTGGGGCAGTTGTTGATGCTCTTGTCCGGGGAATGCTAAAGTTCGGTGGAAGAATCTCATTGGGAAGTCATGttgaaaatattgttgttgaaAATGACCGAGCAACTGGAGTCAAACTAAGAAGTGGACAAGTGAGTACATGTTGAGTGACCAGAAGTAAAAGACTTGATTGAGTTTTATTTTATGTTTGTTACACTAATTGGGAAAATGAATATGTCTGTTGCAGTTTGTGCGTGCTAAAAAAGCTGTTGTTAGCAATGCATCAATGTGGGACACTTTGAAGCTGTTACCTAAGGAAACTATTCCCAGGTCATACCAGGACAGAATTAAAAGTACCCCACAATGTGACTCGTTCATGCATCTTCATTTGGGTTTTGATGCAGAGGTGAGCAAGCATGGTAAACGAACACTAGATGATTGCCGGATAGTTTCTGATAATAGCATCAGAATTCCTTCACATAATTTctaatttattatttcattattggGGATTCGCTAAGCATTGACATATTAAGCTATGCAGTTCTCAGTATTTTCAGCATGCATCTTACTTATTTTAGCTGTTTCACTGACATTTGTTTGGCAATTTTCATAGTCAACTGACATATAAGTTAATCTATTGCAAATAAAGGAAAAACAATTAACATCTAGTAACAGTGGGGGACAGAAAGGGAATGTATAGAAGCAACATCTAAGCCTCAAGTTATGGAGAAGAGTATAATCTCCGTCTCTGTATTAAAATCTTACACCTTTCTCTCTCACTTTTGTCTTTAGGAAGTAACTTTCTTGTTTTAAAGTTCTTTATAGAGTTTCGATTAAATACTACCATAATGCTTAGAAATATAGGTGAGGCATCAATTTAGCAACATAGCCCGTGTTGTATTCATTGTTTGACTGATTAAGCTTCCAGATTGGTGCTAAATCAATCATTCTGGTGACACTATCTTGGCTCCAGCATTTTTGGTAACTTCCATATTCTTGGAAATTTCACATATGAAAACATCTTTTAGGAATTACTGCCTCCATAGATGAATGACATCTTCACATGGTTGTGATTTGTCAAATCCTTCCTAACATTTAGTATGCTTATGTTAGTATATAATAAATTCCCCCTCAAAAACATAATATTGAGAACAATATTGACATACATTCTTCATTATCTGTTTGGTGACTGAATCTCCATTTGTACAGGTTTTAATGCATATGCATGTTATGTTGTGCCGAGCACCCCACTTATGCCAAAAACCAATACAACacctattgctattgaatatataacaaaactaaagtaatgcagaaactaataataaaagacagcaATAAAGAACAATACAAATATTTACGAGGTTCAgtacagaattacctacgtccttggGCGTTgtcgatcaatccactacttccagAAAATTATAACTTGGGCAAATTTCAAATTGCCAATAGTAATTAGAAATGCCCTATAgtacaaatactatttgtaactcTTAAAATGGGAGGTATGATTACTAATGGTGAGGGAAACTCCTTATATAGCTTAAAACTAAAAGTTTAGAAAAACTTTCTACCAATGTGGGttaaaaacaacaaatctccaccttgacaataaattcaacaaattttttagtCACAAACATTctttggagttccacatcattggTGCCTTCCAAAAGTATTcaaacttgcaggatattgatgaAGTCCAAAGAATGTTTGAAcctgattgttgtcacaatcttagTCAACATATCTACGGGATTTTCAGCtatagcaatcttctgaagaagtattttGCCTTCATCAATTATGTCTTGCATAAATTGAAATCGAATGTCAATGTGCTTCATTTGTGCATGGTatacttggttctttgccaaatgaataacaCTCTGGCTATCATAGAACACAGTAATGTgattctgaacaactcccaaattttcaagtaaaccctgcaagcAAATAGCTTCCTTGatagcctctgaagctgccatgtactctgcttccgTTGTAGACAAAGTAATAGTAGACTGTTAGGTAGActtccaactcactggaccattagcaaatgtaaatacatatccagtagttgatcgacgtttatccagatcacctgcaaaatcagaatctacatatccaacaacatgttgatcaatagtattatttttcttaaatactaTACTAACATCAATTGTATTCATGATATATCgtaaaatccatttcacaacttgccaatgtcctttgCTTGGAttatgcatatacctgctcaccatactaacagcttatGAAATATTAAGTCTTGTACAAACTATTGcttacatcagactaccaactgCACTTGCATGaggaacttgtgacatatacttacgttcctcatttGAATTAGAAGACAAAAAATGCACTAAGTTTGAAGTGAAGAGCAAGAGGAGTGCtaactggttttgactgctcagacatgcaaaaactttgtactaccttcttcaaatgttGTTTCTGAgtcaaactaactcttcctctcattctgtctctgcatatttccatgccaagtatcttttttgtttcaccaagatctttcatctcgaACTCTTGATTTAATTGACTTTTCagtttgttgatttcttccctgttctttgaagctatcactatgtcatcaacatacaagagtaaatatataaaagatccatttgtctccgaaaataaacacaatgattatgtttatttctaatgtacttgtGACCAATCATAAAcagatgaaatcgtttgtaccattgtcttggagactgttttaaaccatacaacgaatTTCCCAATttgcatacccaattttctttttcagtaaccttaaatccatctggctgagtcatatagatttcctcttccaaatcaccatgtaaaaatgcagtttttacatcgagctgaactagttcaagatcaaattgtgctaccaaagcgaacaaaattcgaatggaagaatgtttaacaactggagaaaatacctcattataatcaagaCCTTCCTTCTATGCATAGCCCTtagctactaatctagctttgaagcgaacattatttgcatttggaaatcttttttttttccataaacccatttgcaaccaattgctttcttacctttTGGCAGTTGGGTTAGTTTCCAAGTCTTTGATTCTGacgaagagactgcatttcttcattcatcgtTTTTTTCCATTTGTTTGATTTAGAGTTCCTCATTACTTCCTTGATAGTGCAAGAAACATCATTATCTACAACTGGAAGCGCATAGGCCACCATGTCAGTATACTGAGCAAGTTTTTGAATTTATCttcttggcctctgagaaacaattgattcttgttgttgtGAAGATTCCCGGATTGAAAtttcctcttcttgtacactgtTCCCCACTATAACTGGAGAGTTACATTGTGTAGCCTTATTTCTCATtgggtttcctaaaattgtctcaacttccacctgttgttgagtaccactggtcttttCTTCAACTAGTGACTCCTTACGTATTGTTTTCTttatcatcgcaagttcatcaaaagtcacattcCTGCttagaatcatttttttttttcgtttctagacaccaaagactGTATCCTTTGACTTTTGCACTAATctccaagaatattgctttcttggctctagGATCCAACTTAGATTTTTTAACATGATAACAAGCAACAGtgccaaatacatgtaaagaatcataatcattaGCAGGTTCTCTAGACCATACcgcatagggtgtttttcccttAATAGTAGATGATGGTAGGCAGTTAATGAGATGACACACATACATAACAACCTTAGTCCAAAACCTTTTGTCCaacccaacattagacaacatGCATCGAACTTTCACCAGCAAAGTTCGATTCATGCGCTTTGCCGCCCCATTTTGTTGTGACGTATTTATAATTGTAAAGTGTCaagcaataccttcatcttgaCATACCTTCACAAAAGGATCACTTGtttattcaccaccattatctaatctgagccgtttaatcttctactagtttgagtttcaaccaattttttccacttaaggaaaatatcacacttcatttttattcttcatagCATACACCCAAACTTTTCTGAAAAAATCATtgacaaaagtgacaaaataatgcataccatcCAATGAAGCAATTTTGGTAGGCTCCCATACATCTgtgtggatgtagtctaaaatacctttagTTCGATGGgttgcagtgccaaatttcactcttgccTGTTTTCTCATTATACAATGTTCACAAAATTTAAGCTTACAAACCTTTGCACcatttaacaaacctcgcttaaccaattgttgtaaagatttttcacctgcatatgccataacttggtttGTATCtaaacctgcatctttctcagaaacaacagctatTAAGCCAATATCTGTACTACCTtgaaaataatacaagttatttttcctaatACCTTTCATCACCACAAGTGCACCTGATTTAACTTTTAAGGTTCTATCTTTCAAAGTACTAGTGAatcctttagattctaaggcacccaatgagaTCATATTTTTCTTTAAGCTTGGAACATATCTAAGATCAGTTAAGGTTTTAACAGTTCCATGTTGACATTTCAACCGTATTAAatctattccagttgttttacaggtattatcatttcccattaAAACAATCCCAccatctaattttttaaaattagaaaaccattccctattgggacacaggTGATAAAAACaactagaatccaaaatccacttaCCACAGTAAtatgacgaagatgttccaacaagagaaaaatctgacttcCATGATGCTTGGCTATATGGACAtaagaatgtgctttgcccttgttcttttgttgcaatttaggacaatctttcttccaatgtcatttctcatgacaaaaggcgcattcatctttagcaggtctccctcGAGATTTATTCCTTCTTCCAAGCGTAcaactctgagaacgtccccttattgtcaGTGCTTCTACTACTATTTCCTTATGGATCCTTTGATCATTTTTTCTGCATTTAGTATTAATCAATGCGGTACAAACAatatcaaaagtaactttatcctTCCCATATAATAAAGTGGTGGTGAGATGCTCATAATCATTAGAGAGAGAATTCAGTAAAAATAAGGCATTATCCTCATCTTtgaccttttcatccaaattcaataaatcagccaaaattttattgaaagcgtTTATGTGGTCATTTATAGAAATTCTTGGTTGATACTTGAagcaaaacaatttctttttcaaatagtgCCGATTTTccactcttggtcataaatgtgtCTTCCAAtttcttccacaatttctttgcaaatgtctccctcataacacaatatttctaatttttagtgaGACAAACGAATTGTATCACATGCCCAACGATTGATCTTTTTCCAATCTTTGTTGCCCATGTCctctggtttatcatccaaagtaaTGTCTAATTCCTCCTGGTATAGGATaaccatcacctcacattgccacataccaaaattagtggtaccatcaaatttctccacctcaaaccgagcattagctatcgtctttgaagatgatgatgaagttGTTGGGGttctagtttctgccatcttccaaaactatatattcaatagcaaacCAATAGAATagaaggcctaggatgaatagtaccgCACTTATCCCAACTGTATCTACTCtatatcctatgaaattccactttgaccaagccgacctttagggagcgactgagctgcaatggtttttgagcactcgcttagaccaggtctttcttaggcataaaaaatggaatcaaggatcttaacAAAAAAACACCTCCGTATCGGCACTCTTCAGCCAAGTTTTGttaccaattgttgtgccgggcacgCCACTTATGTCAAACACCAATAcaacaactattgctattgaatatataacaaaactaaagcaatgtagaaactaataataaaagacaacaataaaaaacaacacaaatatttacaaGGTTCGGTACATAATTACCTATATCCTTGGGCACtaatgatcaatccactacttacagAAAAttataacttaggaaaatttcaaattaccaatagtaattagaaataccctaaagtacaaatactatttgtaactcTTCAAATGGGAGGTATGATTACAAATGGTGAGGGTAGCTCCTTATATAGCTTCAaactaaaagtttaaaaaaactttctaccaatgtgggataaaAACAGCTTGTTACACTTTACTGATTGTAATAGAATGCTATTTACTTTGCTGTACCTGGAATTTTTCCCCTAAAGAAAATGGATAAAGATCTCTCAGATCAGATGCCTATTGCTTGTCTTGCTGTAAAATTTTAAAGAGACAACAGTTCTTTTTTAAGCAAAGCATAAGTGTTATTTGCATCCAAGGAAATATCTTTCTCGTCTTGTTCCTGATTATTGCCACTAAACAGTGCCATCTAGTGcacttaaaagaaaaaaaaaaaaaaagaaaaaggaaaaaaaaagggagTGGTCTAATGAAGCAGTGACTGAAGTAAAAGGTGGAATATGAATGACTCGCAAAATTACACAATTATTTGATCTAATTCTAGCTCTTTCTGATTCCTGCAAGATTCATTCTGTTTAAATTTTTAATGAGTAGTAGTATATTTTGGATGAAAGGAAATTACTGtagttgaaaattttttttttgtataatttttttaacaatCTATTTCCTCTGTTGATTGTTTGAGACTCTGATTATAGCTCGATCAATCTTGACTTGGTTTTTAGAGCTATTTGTATTGCGTATGCTTTGGACAGTACAGGTAGATATAAACaggctgtatatatatatatccattataCAGGCTTTATTTATATCCGTCTTTCTGCATCATGATTATTAATTTATATCTTCATTGGTTGATATGTTTATACATAATTTAAGAGCTATTATGAAAACTGGgaagatttttttgaaaaatgggaTGAATCTGATCCCTCTTATGTAAGTTTTGTTGTTAAAATCATTTGTGGTTACCAGTTGTCCTAGTTCTGAAATTATATTTGCAGTATCAGTATTCAGTAGTTAGTGATGCCTGCATTTTTATTCTACTGTGATATGAGGCCTTGTTTGTGTTGACCGTTGATTATCCTCAAGACCTTTCTGAATATATGTTTTATTGATCAGGGCATCCAAAAGGATTTAGGAATTCATCATATAGTTGTAAATGATTGGAATAGAGGAATTGATGGTGATCAGAACGTTGTTTTGATCTCTGTACCTAGTGCTCTTAGCTCAGATGTAGCACCTCCTGGGAAACATGTGTTGCATGCCTATCTGCCGGGAACTGAACCTTTTGGACTGTGGGAAGGACTTGATCGCAGAAGCTCTGAATATAAAACCCTCAAGGCTGAACGATCAGAGGTATTAAAAAATATTCTATTACATTTCTTTTCATTGATATTTTTGTTTGGACTGTCATCAGTATTGAACCATATTTTTTTAACTTGAAAGCTTGGTCAATCAACAGTTGGTTCAATGGAGTCAACTTGGTAATTTAATTCGGCTGGCTATGTAAGAGCTTGACATTAGATATATAAAACCAATAAGGGGATTCTATTTTCTCTGATTTCTTAAAACTCTGCTGGGCCTATTCAGAGGTTTGATTGAGAAGAGATGAAATTGGGCTCATTAATAAGCTTTTACCTCATCAATTAATAATTTAAGATTAATTGTCAACAGACCAGGCCAAGTTCAATTTAACTTGCATGGTTTTGAACATAGAATTAACTGAATAAGATTTAATAAATTTTGCAAAAGAAATTTGATTTAGGTAAATAATATTTCCCCAAGTAAATGAGTCCCTGTAGGGTCCTATTATTTTGTAAAATTTGTTCATATTATATTCATTGTGaatttctaatttttacatgcCAAGGGCACGAGTGGTTTCGCTTTTGAATCTTTGTCGGTGAAAGCTTTTTTACCTCAGAATAAGGGGCAGGCGGGGATTTGTGACCCTGCAAGAATTGTCACCCAGTTTCCTTCCTCCCCTTTTTGTGCATTACACAAATCTTAATTTGTTGTAGCTCATCTAACCCGCACTAGTGACAGTTCTGAATCATTGTAATGGTCATAATATTCTAAATTTATCGTTTTGCTTATAAACGCAAACAATGAGTTAAATAAAAGGGCTAAAAACTAAAAAGGTACCTTTAATTACCAACACATCTCTCACCCTCAAAAAGGGGTGGGGGGTGCATGTTGTTGGACCATTCTATAGTCGATGGTGctaaaaaaggaaatgttttgaTGGTGTTCAATCTTCATAATTTGGTCAGAACATCCCAAATTACCATTTTGCTTTtactaattttaaaaaattacatgaATAATAAAGttaacaaataataaaataaatcacAATACTATTAGTGCCAACTTTCTTGCCctgcttctcttctctctctctctctatctctctatctatatatatatatatatatatatcttttgaaAAGCCAATGAAACTCCCACCCAACATGCTTGCCATGGGCTAATCTCATAAATGAGATCCTTACTAGAAAACTTTAGTAAATTGTTTGAGTTATGATAATGAATCAATCAAATATAAGCAATTACAATATGGTTATATGGTGGTGAGATTTTGAGTTATACTTGTGGCCTGATTCCTAGCTTATGCTTTTGGGATAATTGGCAATGTGACCTGTTTATCAGGTCCTTGGTTTGAGGAGATCCAGGATTCAAGTCTCATGATCTACATTTTCTCCTTCCAGTATGTTTGTTATGATGGACTTCCATGTGTGTTTGTGCTCCCATtagagtttatttatttatgctgGTAGTCGCAAAACAGGGTTGCAGGGGTGTTGTTGGAACTTGGATAGCTTCATATAATGCTAGGCCCAATTCCTACTTGCCTAAGCCTTTAGGATAGTTTCCCATTATTATTGGATGGGTTGAACTGTCTGGTTTggtttgttttgatttcattatatatatatatatatattttgcccTTACAAGTGTTTTGTATGTGACTTAGGTGATGTGGAGAGCTGTCGAGCGCGCACTTGGTCCAGGCTTCAGTCGCAAGAATTGTGAAGTGAGGCTGGTAGGAACACCTTTGACACATCAAAGGTTTCTCCGGAGGGACAGAGGGACTTATGGGCCAGCCATAGAAGCCGGCAAAGATACTTTCCCTGGACATTCAACTCCCATCCCACAACTCTATTGCTGTGGAGATTCTACTTTTCCGGGCATTGGAGTCCCTGCAGTTGCTGCTAGCGGGGCCATTGTTGCTAACTCCCTGGTTTCTGTGTTTCAGCACTCACAACTTCTCGATGCCATTGGAATTTGACTAGTACATCGCAAACTTATGTTAATTCCCTACCACCCTCCGGCCCTCTCCTAGTGAAAAAAgaatttctctttctttttacaTTGTGCCTTTTTTATTGCTTGGTTAATTCAGTTGTTTTCTAGCATGATTTGAGTCATTCTTTGTGCATACATCAAATGTGTTGGGCCATAAGACCACCCACACTGTAATTGGTAAAGAGAAGACACGAAATTGAGGAGAATAAAATTGAACAGCCATTATGTGGTTAGGCACTAAACCTATGTCTACGGGCAATATGATCAAAGTTCAATTTGGAACAAAAATACAAGAGAATTTGCCACTCTCACAATTGTAAAAACATAGAACCTTTTCCTAATTTAAGAAAGAAATATGTAGGAAGAACCCAAGGGTGAACACTTTTTACAAGCTCACTCCCTTGTGAACTTATACTTCACCTCTCTACCCACATGACAATGAAACCATACATCATGCATAAAACAATCAATCATCTAATAAATAACAATGTAACAATATTTATACAATTGTCCCTATAATCAACACATGACTCTCCCACAAGGAGTTTTCCAGGGAGAAACTAGCAAGTTGCacaatcaaaattgaaaacaagCTTGGTAAGACTAATTAGTCTTGAAAACAAGCTTGGTAAGGAAAATTTTGCCCCATGTCAACCCAAAAAATTATGCTCATCCAAGGATCAACTTCGAAACACGCttgttcctttttatttttatttttgtttattttatcatttatgtaATTTGGGTCTTAATACATGGATAGAATCAGCCTAACAAATCTCCACCTCATGTACATGTTGTGTCATCATCAAGCTCATATCCTCCATCTTGACAAAATATCTTTGCCAGATATTACGCCATCAGATTTACCTTCACTCCCACATGGCCTTTCATTCTTTATTGGATATACCATCACTTTTTTCCCTAAGGTGAACTTTTGATTTGTTGATCCCACTACCTTCCACTTCCTTGGAAAGAAATTTCTTTTTTCATGCACTTAAATGACCAACGTTTTTCATTAATGTGGTAGCAATCAACTTATACAGTTTCCTACTTGGGACCCCTTCGTCTCCACAAGTGCACCATTTGATATTTTTATATACCCACCTACACCCATGAACTTATAcctctcaaatatgattttgagaGTGAAATCAACCTTTCTTTCAAGTCCAATATGTGCATGACACTTTCAAAAGTTCTCACCACATTGTCCTATATTTTTATCTGGACACAACCAACTCTTGCCACCTTAATTGGATTTTGAGTTATTTCCTTTTGCCACATAATTATCCTCACATATATCATAAGAATAAAACCATGATGAGTTGTCTTGATTCTTCTAATTTTGGTGTTTCCTTCTTGACATCCTCTTTCTTTCCAGAATGCCAACAAACAAGTCTACCATTCTAGGTTTTTTGAATGTCTTCTTGAAGATGTCCTATGTATATTCAACCATAAGAATAAAACCATGATGAGTTgtcttaattatttttattttaacattcattcTTGACATTCCCTTTCGTTACACGATGCCAATAAACAAGTCTATCATTCTAGTTTTTTGAATGCTTGCTTGATCATGTTCTATGTTTATTCAACCATCCTCTTGTAACAAGAGCTTCATTTTCCACCAAACCTAGAGCTTTCTATAGTTGCACTCCTTGAACTTCATTGGAGAACAATACAACTGTTACATCATCCAATTTGAGTTGGTTTTCCTTACACTAACTAAAGTTCATGAAAAGACTAGTATAACTATTTGACAATGTATAAAACAAAGTCACCACCTTGTCTTCCCCTTGTAAATCACACCTTTGCTCTCAATTGACTTAGTACATCATGGAAAGGATTCAAGTGATCCAACACTTTGACGCTTTCCCTCCTCTCTTCAATGAATTTGCAGTCGTATTCTCACTTTTTATATTAAACAAGATATCATCTAATAGACACAAATAGATTGTAGAAACAACTCTCATGTCCATTGCTTTCTAATCATTAgacattttttcttaatttttctcctTACTAAGAAAGGCTTTGCGTTGCCCAAGTTATACCAACATCGTGGACATAGGTCAAAGTTGCTATTACTGCTCCACCTTAAATAGATTGCTCACAACCTTCTCCATTTGTTTTCCTTCAAGTATGTTTGTCAAGCTCCTTACCAACAAAAATTGTAGCTGTAATACCGATTTGCTG from Malania oleifera isolate guangnan ecotype guangnan chromosome 9, ASM2987363v1, whole genome shotgun sequence carries:
- the LOC131164594 gene encoding prolycopene isomerase, chloroplastic isoform X1, translating into MAMAMAVGVGSNPLHSHPFLTNPNFSPERRTLLARNSNDRQSSNGYPSAAKVNKSIPGKPEADVVVIGSGIGGLCCAGLLARYEQDVLVLESHDLPGGAAHSFDIKGYKFDSGPSLFSGFQSRGTQANPLAQVLDALGESVQCAKYDSWMVYVPEGEFLSRIGPTEFLKDLEKHVSLDAVREWRKLLDAVLPMSAAATALPPLSIRGDLGVLSTSAARYAPSLLKSFVQMGPQGVLGATKLLRPFSEIIDSLELKDSFIRNWVDLLCFLLAGVKSNGILSAEMVYMFAEWYKPGCSLEYPLHGSGAVVDALVRGMLKFGGRISLGSHVENIVVENDRATGVKLRSGQFVRAKKAVVSNASMWDTLKLLPKETIPRSYQDRIKSTPQCDSFMHLHLGFDAEGIQKDLGIHHIVVNDWNRGIDGDQNVVLISVPSALSSDVAPPGKHVLHAYLPGTEPFGLWEGLDRRSSEYKTLKAERSEVMWRAVERALGPGFSRKNCEVRLVGTPLTHQRFLRRDRGTYGPAIEAGKDTFPGHSTPIPQLYCCGDSTFPGIGVPAVAASGAIVANSLVSVFQHSQLLDAIGI
- the LOC131164594 gene encoding prolycopene isomerase, chloroplastic isoform X3 produces the protein MAMAMAVGVGSNPLHSHPFLTNPNFSPERRTLLARNSNDRQSSNGYPSAAKVNKSIPGKPEADVVVIGSGIGGLCCAGLLARYEQDVLVLESHDLPGGAAHSFDIKGYKFDSGPSLFSGFQSRGTQANPLAQVLDALGESVQCAKYDSWMVYVPEGEFLSRIGPTEFLKDAVLPMSAAATALPPLSIRGDLGVLSTSAARYAPSLLKSFVQMGPQGVLGATKLLRPFSEIIDSLELKDSFIRNWVDLLCFLLAGVKSNGILSAEMVYMFAEWYKPGCSLEYPLHGSGAVVDALVRGMLKFGGRISLGSHVENIVVENDRATGVKLRSGQFVRAKKAVVSNASMWDTLKLLPKETIPRSYQDRIKSTPQCDSFMHLHLGFDAEGIQKDLGIHHIVVNDWNRGIDGDQNVVLISVPSALSSDVAPPGKHVLHAYLPGTEPFGLWEGLDRRSSEYKTLKAERSEVMWRAVERALGPGFSRKNCEVRLVGTPLTHQRFLRRDRGTYGPAIEAGKDTFPGHSTPIPQLYCCGDSTFPGIGVPAVAASGAIVANSLVSVFQHSQLLDAIGI
- the LOC131164594 gene encoding prolycopene isomerase, chloroplastic isoform X2 — protein: MAMAMAVGVGSNPLHSHPFLTNPNFSPERRTLLARNSNDRQSSNGYPSAAKVNKSIPGKPEADVVVIGSGIGGLCCAGLLARYEQDVLVLESHDLPGGAAHSFDIKGYKFDSGPSLFSGFQSRGTQANPLAQVLDALGESVQCAKYDSWMVYVPEGEFLSRIGPTEFLKDLEKHVSLDAVREWRKLLDAVLPMSAAATALPPLSIRGDLGVLSTSAARYAPSLLKSFVQMGPQGVLGATKLLRPFSEIIDSLELKDSFIRNWVDLLCFLLAGVKSNEWYKPGCSLEYPLHGSGAVVDALVRGMLKFGGRISLGSHVENIVVENDRATGVKLRSGQFVRAKKAVVSNASMWDTLKLLPKETIPRSYQDRIKSTPQCDSFMHLHLGFDAEGIQKDLGIHHIVVNDWNRGIDGDQNVVLISVPSALSSDVAPPGKHVLHAYLPGTEPFGLWEGLDRRSSEYKTLKAERSEVMWRAVERALGPGFSRKNCEVRLVGTPLTHQRFLRRDRGTYGPAIEAGKDTFPGHSTPIPQLYCCGDSTFPGIGVPAVAASGAIVANSLVSVFQHSQLLDAIGI